The Montipora capricornis isolate CH-2021 chromosome 1, ASM3666992v2, whole genome shotgun sequence genome contains a region encoding:
- the LOC138037548 gene encoding uncharacterized protein, with protein sequence MGSLEIIVDCPTLRSLEHLWNDYLSGHLNKVAERYLVTDEMKKKLGLETINLKTTIDEENYLACRKFLTEMPGEADIDLLSSQQGLLNQGSSTSERNTSGGYTAVKEQDTSCAMRMEKAKVSRSALHRASINGRYEEVNTHLKNGANVDERDQVLQEICISILLY encoded by the exons ATGGGCTCTCTTGAAATCATTGTGGATTGCCCTACCTTAAGAAGTCTTGAGCATCTGTGGAATGATTATCTCTCTGGTCACCTCAATAAAGTGGCAGAACGATACCTTGTGACAGATGAAATGAAGAAGAAACTTGGACTGGAGACAATAAACCTGAAAACAACCATAGACGAGGAAAACTACTTGGCCTGCAGGAAATTTCTTACCGAAATGCCAG GAGAAGCAGACATTGATTTGTTATCCTCTCAACAAGGTTTACTTAATCAGGGATCCAGCACAAGTGAAAGGAACACGTCTGGAGGTTACACGGCT GTCAAGGAACAGGACACAAGCTGTGCTATGAGAATGGAAAAGGCCAAA gtATCTCGAAGTGCTCTTCACAGGGCGTCAATCAATGGACGATATGAGGAGGTCAACACGCATCTGAAGAATGGTGCAAATGTTGATGAAAGAGATCAGGTTCTTCAAGAGATTTGTATTAGTATCTTATTGTATTAG
- the LOC138037520 gene encoding poly [ADP-ribose] polymerase tankyrase-2-like has protein sequence MLLSITFSQCWTPEFISWFYIVFFPQFLLTPLHLACWYGHESVVKLLLDHNADVNALDRFQFTPLQKAERRNHQSIIQLLLEHDAKPSRQQPLSLRTSTKRAFLRTDSYSGFNLLQAAVLQGDYDSVYKASNYLENFVEEMKSQTISNNASIFRGKSAVDILSALDCRKPGHADIEKLYQRLVEIDETLNELHSCAKSGDVEKVIELVLNDGIDVNVAAKSNITPLLLASGMSSGVLIETLIDLGADVNAQTAPGKHGPLLFAASSNNYMVTGLLLEHGADVNIQDNEGNSPLWLSVCQGFFNISQLLVNAGFHTKLRSKVTTRDWSEETTLYKAVTQKEVPLVTLLLENKADVNIQGENGETLFIKRSPKWMYLSSNYYLKTRRM, from the exons ATGTTGCTTAGCATCACATTCAGCCAGTGCTGGACACCAGAATTTATATCTTGGTTTTACATTGTTTTCTTTCCCCAGTTTTTGTTAACACCGCTGCACCTTGCCTGTTGGTATGGACATGAATCTGTAGTCAAGCTCTTGCTAGATCATAATGCAGATGTCAATGCCTTAGACAGG TTTCAGTTCACTCCGCTGCAGAAAGCTGAACGCCGCAATCATCAGTCGATAATTCAGCTGCTCCTGGAACACGATGCAAAACCAAGTCGTCAGCAACCA CTCAGTCTCAGGACATCTACAAAAAGAGCTTTTTTGCGTACGGACAGCTATTCAGGATTTAATCTACTACAGGCAGCTGTCTTACAGGGAGACTATGACAGTGTTTATAAAGCAAGTAACTATCTAGAGAACTTTGTGGAAGAGATGAAATCTCAAACAATAAGTAATAACGCGTCCATTTTCCGTGGCAAATCAGCAGTTGATATTCTATCAGCCCTTGATTGCAGAAAACCAGGTCATGCTGATATTGAAAAACTGTACCAAAGATTGGTTGAGATTGATGAAACACTAAATGAGCTGCACTCGTGCGCCAAGAGCGGTGATGTAGAAAAGGTGATTGAGCTCGTTTTGAATGATGGTATTGATGTCAATGTCGCTGCAAAGAGCAACATCACACCATTGCTGTTGGCGAGTGGGATGTCCTCTGGTGTGTTAATCGAGACCCTGATTGATCTTGGGGCAGACGTCAATGCTCAAACAGCCCCAGGTAAACATGGACCTTTGCTTTTTGCAGCTTCTAGCAATAATTATATGGTGACTGGACTGCTTTTGGAGCATGGAGCTGATGTGAATATTCAGGACAATGAGGGAAATTCACCGCTGTGGTTGTCTGTCTGTCAAGGCTTCTTCAACATTTCACAGTTGCTTGTTAATGCTGGATTTCACACCAAACTGAGAAGCAAGGTGACTACTCGAGACTGGTCGGAAGAAACCACTCTTTATAAAGCAGTAACCCAAAAGGAAGTACCTCTCGTCacgctattgcttgaaaacaaggcggatgtgaaTATTCAAGGCGAAAACGGAGAAACCCTCTTCATAAAGCGGTCACCCAAATGGATGTACCTCTCGTCAAACTAttacttgaaaacaaggcggatgtga
- the LOC138049361 gene encoding ankyrin-1-like has protein sequence KAVAQKAEPLVKLLLENKVDVDIRDRSRKTPLHKAVIQKDVPLVTLLLENRVNIQDENGETPLHKAVSQMDVSLVKLLLENKAVVNIGDRFGETPLYKAVTQKDEPLAKLLLENKADMDIPDWLGETPLHKAVTQKDEPLIKVLLENKADVNIRCRSGETPLHKAVTQKDVPLVKLLLENKADVNIRDRSGESPLHKAVTQKDEPLIKVLLENKADVNIRCRSGETPLHKAVTQKDVSLVKVLLENKAGVNIGDRSGETPLHKAVTQKDVPLVKLLLESKAFVNIRDLSGESPLHKAVAQKDEPLVKLLLENKEDDNEGNSPLWLSVCQGFFDISQLLVNAGFHTKLRSKVTTRDWSEETTLYKAVTRKEVPLVKLLLENKAGVDIRDWSRETPLHKAVIQKGVPLVTLLLENKADVNIQDEKEETPRHKAVTQMDVPLVTLVLENKADVNIRDRSGESPLHKAVAQKAEPLVKLLLENKADVNIRGRWGESPLHKAVAQKDEPLVKLLLEHKADVDIQDWSGKTPLDEAITQKDEPLVKLLLENKADTDLEKPLALYKAVTQKDEPLAKLLLENKADMDIPDWSGETPLHKAVTQKDEPLIKVLLENKADVNIRNRSGETPLHKAVTQKDVPLVKLLLENKAFVNIRDLSGESPLHKAVAQKDVPLVKLLLKNKANANIRDWAEGNTPLYLCALYGFPDISQLLIKSGCNIHLRNYNGKTPRDIQPTKDLLEVESFSEVETSLVRWDSDKSLEEDLQKAEEEWRSKEVLMKKQQELSSREEESQARVTQQPEMTKEAKEKEQTRCKLI, from the exons aaagcagtcgcCCAAAAGGCCGAACCTCTCGtgaagctattgcttgaaaacaaggtgGATGTGGATATTCGAGACCGGTCAAGAAAAACCCCTCTTCACAAAGCAGTCATCCAAAAAGACGTGCCTCTCGTCacgctattgcttgaaaacaggGTGAATATTCAAGACGAAAACGGAGaaacccctcttcataaagcagtctcCCAAATGGATGTAtctctcgtcaagctattgcttgaaaacaaggcggttGTGAATATTGGAGACCGATTTGGAGAAACCCCTCTTTataaagcagtcacccaaaagGACGAACCTCTGgccaagctattgcttgaaaacaaggcggatatGGATATTCCAGACTGGTTGGGAGaaacccctcttcataaagcagtcacccaaaagGACGAACCTCTCATCAAggtattgcttgaaaacaaggcggatgtgaaTATTCGATGCCGGTCGGGAGaaacccctcttcataaagcagtcacccaaaaggacgtacctctcgtcaagctattgcttgaaaacaaggcggatgtgaaTATTCGAGACCGGTCGGGAGAAAgccctcttcataaagcagtcacccaaaagGACGAACCTCTCATCAAggtattgcttgaaaacaaggcggatgtgaaTATTCGATGCCGGTCGGGAGaaacccctcttcataaagcagtcacccaaaagGACGTATCTCTCGTCAAggtattgcttgaaaacaaggcgggtGTGAATATTGGAGACCGGTCGGGAGaaacccctcttcataaagcagtcacccaaaaggacgtacctctcgtGAAGCTATTACTTGAAAGCAAGGCGTTTGTAAATATTCGAGACCTGTCGGGAGAAtcccctcttcataaagcagtcgcCCAAAAGGACGaacctctcgtcaagctattgcttgaaaacaaggagGAT GACAATGAGGGAAATTCACCGCTGTGGTTGTCTGTCTGTCAAGGCTTCTTCGACATTTCACAGTTGCTTGTTAATGCTGGATTTCACACCAAACTGAGAAGCAAGGTGACTACTCGAGACTGGTCAGAAGAAACCACTCTTTATAAAGCAGTAACCCGAAAGGAagtacctctcgtcaagctattgcttgaaaacaaggcgggtGTGGATATTCGAGACTGGTCAAGAGAAACCCCTCTTCACAAAGCAGTCATCCAAAAGGGCGTGCCTCTCGTCacgctattgcttgaaaacaaggcggatgtgaaTATTCAAGACGAAAAGGAGGAAACCCCTCgtcataaagcagtcacccaaaTGGATGTACCTCTCGTCACACTAgtacttgaaaacaaggcggatgtgaaTATCCGAGACCGGTCGGGAGAAAgccctcttcataaagcagtcgcCCAAAAGGCCGAACCTCTCGtgaagctattgcttgaaaacaaagcGGATGTGAATATCCGAGGCCGGTGGGGAGAAAgccctcttcataaagcagtcgcCCAAAAGGACGaacctctcgtcaagctattgcttgaacaCAAGGCGGATGTGGATATTCAAGACTGGTCGGGAAAAACCCCTCTTGATGAAGCAATCACCCAAAAGGACGAACCTCTCGtgaagctattgcttgaaaacaaggcggat ACCGATTTGGAGAAACCCCTAGCTCTTTataaagcagtcacccaaaagGACGAACCTCTGgccaagctattgcttgaaaacaaggcggatatGGATATTCCAGACTG GTCGGGAGaaacccctcttcataaagcagtcacccaaaagGACGAACCTCTCATCAAggtattgcttgaaaacaaggcggatgtgaaTATTCGAAACCGGTCGGGAGaaacccctcttcataaagcagtcacccaaaaggacgtacctctcgtGAAGCTAttacttgaaaacaaggcgtTTGTAAATATTCGAGACCTGTCGGGAGAAtcccctcttcataaagcagtcgcCCAAAAGGACGTACCTCTGGTCAAACTATTGCTTAAAAACAAGGCGAATGCGAATATTCGAGACTGGGCCGAAGGAAATACTCCTCTTTATCTATGCGCTCTGTATGGATTTCCTGACATTTCACAGTTGTTGATTAAATCCGGATGCAATATCCACCTTAGGAACTACAATGGAAAGACCCCTCGTGATATTCAGCCAACAAAAGATTTATTAGAGGTTGAGTCTTTCTCAGAGGTTGAAACTTCTTTAGTGCGTTGGGACAGCGACAAAAGCTTAGAAGAGGATTTGCAAAAGGCTGAAGAGGAATGGCGGAGCAAAGAGGTCTTAATGAAGAAACAACAAGAGTTATCTTCACGCGAGGAAGAGTCACAAGCTCGAGTTACTCAACAACCGGAAATGActaaagaagcaaaagaaaaagaacaaacaaggtgCAAGCTAATTTGA